The sequence AGATGTGAGTGAATTGAGGTTATTTAGTTGAGTCatctaattttattttagattaaaaataaaagtttaaattactttattttacTGTACAAACTTCAAATTTAACCTGGATCTTAAAGTTAGAGCTACACTAAACAGACACATTAATTTGAAACCTTTAGTCCACATGtcaaattttgatttttgagtAGTGCAAGTGGAGATTTCCACGCGAATCTATGCAAATCCTCCGGGATCAGGCCTCGTGGACATGCGCGACACGCTAGGGCTTATGCAAATGCATGTCGGGGTGGATACTACTTGGTGCATCTTATACcaattaattttttgtttttcagtgaTCAACAGtttatgcaataccttctagcATAATAATTAGGACACTCAAACACTAATAGGCCAGTTTGAGACATATGATCATTTTTGTTTTGGATCCACTATTGGCTATGCTCCGTGCTCCCATGCAAACCAGCGACAGAGAATCTAGGGCCTACAGTCCTGGCCGCCAAGCATGCGGCGGGGCAGGGTTTCCCTCCCCCTACCAAGCTCGGGGTGTGTGTCCGTGTACGTGTGCGCACGCACGCCCTAGCCTCGGCACTGGCCGATTCCACCAACCGGCTGCCATTGCACTCGCGCTTCTGCGATCGACTTGTTGCCGCCACGAACTACACGGGCGCATTGGGCACGAAAGGTCGGAGCCAAGAGGTGGGAGGCATTGATCAACAGTGTTACCTGGATACAGACACGTATATTGGAATTTGACTCAGATTtaggtgtccgattcggcaaaaaaaaattaaacatgtgaaatacaactcggaattCGACACGAGTATCAGAATCCAACTTGGATTCAGGTTGTtcaatttggaaaaaaaattagacacggGTGTCCTGTTGACCAGTGAAAGCAACAAAATTCACCGCATGCGGAAAGAGAAAGTGGAACAACACCGATAGTTTCTATCTGCGAACACGCAAGAGCGCTGCAGGTTTCACCAACATCGGCGTGCACTTATCAGGGCATCTAAAAGATAGCTACTATCTTTTATTTCTCTCAGCACAACTCTTAAAAGATTTTGTTTCTAATTCTCTAACCCTCCCAATGCTTAGAGttatctcttattttctctcaATCAAAAGCTAGCTCTATAAGATTTTCCTTCACGTTAGTTTTATCTCCATCTCACATACTTCTCTCATCTTACATGCCACAATAATAAAAACTAGCTACTATCTATAACAACTAAAGCTGCCTTAGCGAATCAACAAATATCATACAACAGCAACATCATATTAtctcctctatctctctctcgcAGTGAACCTAGAATCATGCATGCCGACGCGCCAAAATTGCACTACGGCCCTGACCAGCTGCTGCAGTCCTGCCACACCTGTACACAGACGAATACGTTTGCCAACACTGAATCAGTGTGATGGTTTCATGTCGACGTTGCGCTGAGGCTTCTCGGCAGCTCGTGCTCCGGGTTTCTGACGCTTCCTTCCGAGGCTTCGGACACGGATTCGTCGGCCTGCTCCTCTGCTTCGGGCGAAACTGCGTGCAAGAACGATCGTCAGAAACAGTCTCCCTACAAACAAAAATGTTGCAAACGAACAGCATAATATGGTGCAAGAGCATCAAAGTTTCGAAGCTAGTTTGCACCAGCACCCAATGATGGAAACGGAATATCAGAGGATGAGATAGCGTACCAAAGAGGGATTTGACGCTTGGCCTCTtcgccttctccttcttcttcagctcaGCTGTGCAGTGGCAACAGGTTAGTTGGAAACAAGAGCAACATGGTCTACATGAAGACTCGTTTATGCTGTAAGATTTTCTTTTACCAAATTAATTAAAGAGTCTACACTTCCAGCTTCTTTTGGCTTGTTACCTAGTCTAAACTCACTACTCTGtttattgagaaaaaaaaaaggaattacaGTACCCATTCCGGGGACTTCGTGATCATTCACAAGCTCAAAATTCTTGTACGTATAGCCCACAAAGTTGAGATCCTTTGAGGAAAGCATCTGGAAGACAATCACAAAAATGAGAATGACATTTAAAGATGTGTATACAACTAAGAAATGATTGCTCAAGGAAATGTGAAAAGTGATGTCTATTTCCCTAAAAAGAGATGTCAGAGAGACAGCAGTCACAGTGTCGTATGGCCAATTCTCTTCATTTTGCAATCTAAAAAAAACAGTCTCTTCATTTTGTGCCACTTTAATAATTAAAACTCACAATATGTAAATGTAAGATTACCTTTCTCCAAGGGCCCGTCTTGGCTGAACACTGAACACTATCTGAGGACTGCAAATACACACCACACAGAGATAAATTTTTCGTACTAATTTATGGTAACTGAGAAGTACATTTGTTATAAATAACAGCAGTTACCTCTTCAAATTTCTCAAAGTTCTGAGTATCCAACTCATCTGTGACCTGAGGCAGATATGCAGCTTCTATTTCATATAGTTTGTCCCATTCTACTTCACTAAACCAGGGGTGCTCCTAAAATCACACATACAGAGTACTATGAGCAAAAATTCAGTAGTATCAAatattgatttggaaaagaatCTGTTTTCAGGAATGTTGAAAGGCGTACTTAATTAACGCATAACAACCTTTATTTCCTCTGCCCCTTTCGTACCAAGGCGTTGGTCGACATTGCATAGTAGTTTACTTATAAGATCTTTCGCGTCGGTTGTTAGCCTCGCTTCTTCAGGAAATTTCAAATGTGTTCTCCAATTCACTATCTGTTTTGGCACATATAGGCATGATGTAAATAAAGGCTATAAGAACAAACTAGAGATAACTGAGCCTGGAAATCAGTTAAATTTGGAAGATTAGCATGCTCTAACCAACAGAAATACGATGAAGATTCACAGCTAAAAGCCTAAAATGCATTACCTTTCTACAAGTTGTCATAGGCTCATCCGAATAAAATGGAGGATAACCCACTAGCATTTCATACATGATAGCACCAAGGGACCACCTAGAAAGGCggaaattattttttctttaaccGAAAACTCAATAGGCCCAATGGCACAGGCAATACTGTAAAAAATGCTTAGTGCTTACCAATCACACTCCATACCATAACCTTTCTTTAAAAGAACTTCAGGAGCAATGTAGTCTGGAGTACCAACAGTTGAGTAAGCCTACAATCATTTAATCGCTTGTCAAAGCTTGGAAATAAATTATCGAAGAAGGTATTACCGAACAGATGATGACACTGGCATAAACATGTAAAACTGTGCAGCAATTACTACTGATGAATGGTATATTGTTTTAGGTACTGACCAAAGTTCTTCTGTTCTTTTGCCAGTGTTCTAACTGTTCTTGCTGCGAGCGCTTTGGCATAGACTGCTGTCTCCCATCACCATGTGAAGATCCTGTTTTCGCAGGTGTAACATCCTTTTCGTTCAGGTCCGGGAAGTTGGAATAGTCTAGCGATTTGCATAATCCGAAATCTGACAGTCTCAAGTGACCATATTTATCCAGTAGCAGATTATCAGGCTTGATATCTCTGAAATGTCAAGTACTGAACTCATCAGAACACCACAGCAGCAATACTGAACTCGATTGCACTTGCTCACATACCTGTGGATGTAGTTGTGCTTGTGGATCGCTTCGATTGCAAGGATCGTCTCGCCAACGTAGAACCTGGCCTCATCTTCAGTCAATGTGTCTTTCCTCATGAGCAGCGTCATCATGTCGCCTCCGGGGAGGTACTCCATGATAAGGTACAGATACTCACTGTCCTGGAATGAGCAGTATAGTTTGACGATGCAGTGGTGATCCACTTCAGTGAGAAGATTTCTTTCAGCTCTGACATGCTCAACCTATGCAATAATCCAATAAAGCACTTGAGAAGGAACAGTGGATATAAACATGAATTCAGAATGCTGGTCAGAAAATAACCATACCTGACCTCGACGAAGCATTTCTGACTTTTTAAGCTTCTTCATTGCATAGACATGTCCTGTGGTCTTCTCTCTGCAGACTCTGACCTAGAAGTAAACCATTGCATCAACcaaaattttcttataaaagcAGAGAGAAGTAGATACATTACCTCACCAAATGCTCCCTTTCCTATCATTGTTAACAAGTCAAAATCATCGACGCTCATTTTATGCCTCTGCAACCGCATGTACTCCGTCTCTTTCTTCTCAAACTGCTTCAGGATGTTGTGCAGCTCCTCTTCAGACACGTTGGCGTCTGCTAGTTTCTTTTCTAGACAACACCGTCTGCATGACAACAATGCCAAAAGTTAAGATATCATCAGCCGTGAGTAAAATCATCAGGCATTAGGTACGAAGAGGCAGCCTGCAGAAACTTGAGATTATGATCATGATCTGAACATATAACTTTCGTTACATGAAGAAGCTCATGGGATCAAGATTATCATAATAATACATCATGCATCATTCTTGTAGGACGGAATTTAATAACAAGCGACACGGATATACAACCATTATAGAAACTCTTGTCAAGttattttctcttttcctttggAACAAGTTATTCTCTCTTTCGCTATTAGGCAATCTGGAGATTGTATGGAAATTGGTTCAATTGCAATTGCTGCCTATGGACGCGAAATAAATTAATGGATGAACTTATTGACAGATACGATTACATAATAGAACAATGGCACTTATCCTTACCTTTCTTTCCTGTCTTGTAAATGCTTCATTTGCTCCTTGTAGTGCTTCTCAATGTACTGCTTGGCCGCGGCAAACCTCTGCTTGGTTGCGCTAGATGGTGCATCATCGCTCGATTCCTTGCCATTGGGAGACAATTCTTTCTTCTTGCCAATGGATTTCTCCC is a genomic window of Phragmites australis chromosome 24, lpPhrAust1.1, whole genome shotgun sequence containing:
- the LOC133907716 gene encoding uncharacterized protein LOC133907716, whose amino-acid sequence is MDSARSWFNKLQTREKSIGKKKELSPNGKESSDDAPSSATKQRFAAAKQYIEKHYKEQMKHLQDRKERRCCLEKKLADANVSEEELHNILKQFEKKETEYMRLQRHKMSVDDFDLLTMIGKGAFGEVRVCREKTTGHVYAMKKLKKSEMLRRGQVEHVRAERNLLTEVDHHCIVKLYCSFQDSEYLYLIMEYLPGGDMMTLLMRKDTLTEDEARFYVGETILAIEAIHKHNYIHRDIKPDNLLLDKYGHLRLSDFGLCKSLDYSNFPDLNEKDVTPAKTGSSHGDGRQQSMPKRSQQEQLEHWQKNRRTLAYSTVGTPDYIAPEVLLKKGYGMECDWWSLGAIMYEMLVGYPPFYSDEPMTTCRKIVNWRTHLKFPEEARLTTDAKDLISKLLCNVDQRLGTKGAEEIKEHPWFSEVEWDKLYEIEAAYLPQVTDELDTQNFEKFEESSDSVQCSAKTGPWRKMLSSKDLNFVGYTYKNFELVNDHEVPGMAELKKKEKAKRPSVKSLFVSPEAEEQADESVSEASEGSVRNPEHELPRSLSATST